The segment AGCAATATTATGGCCTAGCTTCAGCAGCCAAAGATAAGAGTTACCTAGCAGGAACAaaagatatatttatatatgaccCCTTAAAAAGTGAGAAGTAGATCTCCATGAGTCTAGTTAAAATTATGTTTCAACATTTAGTTTACTCCTATAttttacttcctttttttttccttacaataaGTGGGTGAAAAGAGATATGAAACTatgttctctttatttattggGAGAATTAGGCATAAGACATTTGGTTGTAATCTTAAAGGATAAATCAAGGCGAGCAGTACCTCCATTACTCTGTTGTgaactagttttattttttgtttatcttaTATTAGAGATGAACTAGTTTTGTGGTTTACCAAATATTGACTTACGAAGGGTAAACATTTATTACTCATCAATTGATCGCAATTCGCAATTATTagattttaaaatgattttttttttttttttaaaactaatgaTGATGCCTATATCGTCAGTTGGGTCACTTATCCAATCCAGAGCTCTTGACAATCTTGTAGGACCTGCGAGATAAAGAGAGCTCTAAATTGGACGAGTGATCCAACTGACGATTTAGGCATCATTAGCTTATATTAGAACTAAactaattatgtaatttataaaCACAAGTTGCAAACCCAAGCCGTGTGTGCGAAatgatatataattatttttataataaaataatgtaaaatttatagGTTAAATAGTGCATGTgttatttcttctattttataagttttatgtaataaaataaataatgtattttgtattcaacaacaatacatagtgatatatatatacacacatgcgtgtgtgtgtgaaatgtaatttaataaaaagatttaatttacttaattgtaatattattttatataaatggagAAGATGTTATTAAAATGAATTGTTTTTAAGTGTATAGAAAtgcgtgtaatgttgtttaaaaactgaaaacatgttaCTAAGATGCtcaaccaaacgggccctaaaatgtttaaaaaacaaaacgtGGGTTTGGAGACTGATCCCCTCACGCTTGCAtaccctgttttgccaaaagaaaagaagtctTCACggtctttatttatttacattttttatcaatttgatAACTTCCGGTCATCCTTTTGACTGGAAGATGCAAGAGAAAATTGTTGAATGCTCAgccttttaaaaaattgtcgGTGTTTTGCTAGGACAATTCCTCGAAGAAAAGGGCCACTTGCACACCTACCGTgtttaaaggaaaataaaaagggtttCTATTGTTAGTGGGTAATAAATATCTGTTTCAAAGAATAATCAATCAGTCtagtaagagagaaaaaagaaagaaaagaaaggttgGAAGGCAGTGTTGTTTCAAGCTACTTTTGAGTATTGcaagttttcacttttcaaacacatctatctcttttatttatttattctcaaaaaatccATCTTAAATCATATTCTTCCTCCCTGGTTATTTTAATTTCCACACACATCcttcaaattgtttttttactAATTCTTTTTATCCTTATTGTGGTTCAAGATTTACCAACATATTTTCATTGGCTTCAATGAGTACTCAAGGAGCCTCACTGTTgacatcatcatcttcttcttcaagacGGTGGATTTATGACGTTTTCCTTAGTTTCAGAGGTAAGGACACACGTAATAGTTTTACAGACCATCTGTATGTTGCTTTGCAACGTTCAGGTACTTTTACCTTTAGAGACAATGAAAGACTTGAAAGAGGAAAATCTATTTCACCGGAGCTCTTAAAAGCAATAGAAGAATCAAGATTTGCTATTGTTATTCTCTCAAAAACCTATGCATCTTCTACATGGAGTTTGGATGAACTTACAAAGATCATTCAATGCATGAAAGAGAAGGAAATGACAGTTCTGCCTATATTTTACGAAGTGGACCCATCTAATGTACGAAAGCATATGGGAACTTTTGCACAAGCCTTTGCTAAGCATAAAGAACATTTGAAGGAGAACACAGAGAAGGTGCAAACTTGGCGAGCCACTTTGAGTGAAGTGCCAATCTCTCCGGGTGGCATTGGCATTCACAAGATAGGTAATGtaacttaacattttttttaaatgtttcaaATAGCTCttcctatatatatactatGAATTACATTATCAACAGTACGATATTTTGACTATAATATATGTTATGTTAAATCCTTTAATTTATCAACGATAcattgttttgattattataCAGAGTAAGTTTTCATAGTTTCATCCTTTAATTTATCAAGAAATAGCTCACgaaatagtttaaaataaaattatagaattTAAAGCAATAATAAggataaaattgttaaaataggAAGACTAAAAAGAAATCTCTAGTGTTGGGAAAGTGGGAGTTAAAATAGGGATGATAAAGAGGTGTTTATTTTTTAGCAATAATACCAAACATAATTACTTACAAAAATCCTACTTACAACCCAATAGCCTAATCAGTGGATTAACGTATTGACCATGATCAAATCTCTTATACGTTCAAAGTTAACAATTTGATCTATTGCACAATCACTACAAGTATCACCAAAATCTAAAAGCAATGAAAACGTTAAAGAGCACACATAGATTTGGTGAtggagtaaaaaataaaaactattccTGGAAAATCAATTCCATGGGAAAATTCTACAAGAAGAAACAATTACAATAAGTTTATACTTACAAAACCTTTTTAGTCCTAGACTCTTTTAGTAACCTTAGCAAACAACCAATTCACCTCCCATTGCAGTTGCTGCAGAACTAAAAAATCCTTCTAAAAAACCAAGGTATACGTTATACATGTTGTATATGCATCTTGCGGTTcagtgtgtgtgtctatatatatattatttgagaaAACTTGTGGTTCAGTGTATAATAGCATTATATGTTGCTCAAAGCGCTAATGTCGACAAACCAAACTCTATTAATTTGGTTTAAACTAAACTCTATTAACAAAGCTTCAAGAGAATCAAGACGTTTAAATACTATTTCAAACTATACATTTaaagcttatcaaaaaaaaaaaaaaaactatacatttaaaggtttcaaaagaataaaagaatatttttaagTTACTTTAATCATATAGCATAATTTTTAAGTATATGTAGAGTGTGTTTAGTATGAGCTTATAAGctcagcttttagcttttatgtacagcttttttaaaccccactttttcttgcattttctcacattttcaaaaaaaattcaagatacAACCgtacaagtatattttagcacactttcagcaaaaaagttttcagttacaactaaataagttattcCCAAACAAACCCACAGTGAACTATTcttgaaaatcaattttcacaatgtaacttaaattactttttatttaacttttactaccgattttattattcaatttattgatagaagtgaaatatatatatatatatatatatatatatttttttttttttttatagttcaatagttacaatagtGGAGGAGGATTTGAACCAAacatttttattgaaaacacCAGGAGATACTAATTAAGCTACAAAACTTTTTGacatataaattttaatgaacTTTGTGAgtgattatatttataaaataagacATATATATCTTATGCATCAATAGTTTGAGATGCACTTGGACTTTGTGAAGCCCTGAAAAGCTCAACCAAAATACATGcttcatgtacttttttttttattgtattactAATTTGAAATGTTCATTAGCTCAAGCAATTGCAAAATCCTTGTTGTAATAGTAGAAGTTCTAATTAGAGTTGTCAATATTGTACGATACACGATACGTAATTATTGTGTACAAAAAGTTTCATATCGTAAGTGCTTATGAACTATATGATACAGTGGTGCGCATCATACGAATTGTAAAATTGTATCATATCGTATGTATTGTATGATACATAAACatatgctttaatttttttttttttttttttggttaaaatttgtgCTTTTATTAGAATCCAATAACATGTCTataaggtgtttttttttttttttgtacaaaatTCGAACTACACACTTACACTTCACTTTCATATTtgcaaatttcttttctatactatgaataaggtattaattaacaatataattatttttgtcattattgttataagtctaaGAAGCTAAATTGCCaagaagaaatattaaaaaaatattaaaatttaaagaacaagaagagatagtaaattttgattatgattaaaaaaaatcaatgaagaaataaatttgtaaaatgataaataacacTAATTTAGATGGAGTTGATTAGGCAGGATGATGAATATAATGGACATAAATTATTATGTTGGCCTATTTGTCACGTATTAATACTTTTGAGTTTAATCAGTTTAAAAATGTATATTATAAATTAACACAtgtgaatttgatttatttagttagtttgttaaatattattacataagtaaattagtcattagtagaatatattttgaatttataatgaatatacccaTTATATATGTATCTTTATAATTTCTGTACAAATTTTCTTAAGTTTTTGTTTATCTTATGATATACATGATACAACACGATACATGatactaaaaaaatcaaaaattgattCACAATATGATTCGTGTTTTGACAACTATGGCTCTAGTACTAATTTGTTCCCAAAAACGTGTAAACAAAAAAGGTAAGCAATACTAAACAAAAatgttaacaaattttttttttttttggataagaaatactttcatttcattaagaagaataaaataacatagcATCCTGAGAAACAGCATATATAAGGAAAGGTGGACATTATTCCATCCATGTTACAAAAGAATcaatatttttagcaaaagCTGCCAAAATATGAGCTGGCTTATTCCCTTGGCGTCCTACGTGTGAGGCTTGGAATGTTCGGAACTCACGTAATCTGGAGCAAAGTCCGGAGACTACAGTAGAGATAGAAACTGGGGCATCCGTGGGGCTCTCTATA is part of the Quercus robur chromosome 9, dhQueRobu3.1, whole genome shotgun sequence genome and harbors:
- the LOC126700663 gene encoding TMV resistance protein N-like codes for the protein MEFYLCKDDPVIQSCQSNRLGDPLPAGTFTFRDNERLERGKSISPELLKAIEESRFAIVILSKTYASSTWSLDELTKIIQCMKEKEMTVLPIFYEVDPSNVRKHMGTFAQAFAKHKEHLKENTEKVQTWRATLSEVPISPGGIGIHKIGNVT